AGCTTAACTGTGATGGCTGTAGCCATTCTTATGTTAATTTCACTTTTGAAGGGAGGTGTACAAGATGAACAAGGAAAAGATATTGAAAGTAGTTGCTAAACTAACTAGAAAAATTGCTTCAACAGCAAATTCAAGCGTTTCAACCTACTATGTGTATCAGCCTGAGGTGCCCAAGAAATTAAAGAAGTAAAGTTTGTCGGTAAATATATTAATGTTATGAACTGTTTATAATCTATTTCTACGAGTTCGAATGTGAATCCCACATTGACTTAGCTTTTTAAAGGGGTATTTTATTTTAATACCCCATTTTAGCATATCTAAAATTTGTTGATAAGGCTGTAAGCCGCATAATTACTACATATTCTTATATTTATTTGTT
The genomic region above belongs to Clostridium swellfunianum and contains:
- a CDS encoding cyclic lactone autoinducer peptide, which translates into the protein MNKEKILKVVAKLTRKIASTANSSVSTYYVYQPEVPKKLKK